The sequence GGTATCATTCGGCGACGAGATACGGCCTCGTCAGAATGGCATTGCCTTCCATGGAACCGTCCGCCGTTCATTCACACATCAGAACTGACCATCCCACCATGCTCGAACTCGATCCCTCATCCACGCTCGGCACCACACTTTACGAAGAGGTCAAGCGGCAGATGCTGCACGCCTTATGTGCTGGCGAATGGAAACCAGGGGAAGTGATCCCTGCCGAAAAACGCCTGTGCGAGCGCTTCCGCGTATCAATCGGCACCCTGCGCAAGGCAATCGACGATCTTGTCGCAGACAATATTCTGGTACGACATCAGGGACGCGGCACATTCGTGGCGTTGCACAATCGCGAGCAACAATCGTTCCGGTTTTTTAATTTTGTCGCTCATGACGGCCACAAGACTTCTCCGAAAGTGGAGCTATTGTCCTTCACCAGAAAAAAAGTAAGTAAGATCGCCGCCGATATGCTCGGCTTGCCCGGTACGTCAAAGGTTATTGCATTCACGAATTTGCTGAGCCTCGATGGTCGACCGGTGGTCATCGACGACATCATCCTGCCCGAAGTTCTTTTCGTACGCATGAGCGAAGATCAGGTGCGCAACCGGGCCAACACCCTGTACCACCTGTATCAGGCCAGCTTTGGTCTGAACGTGATCCGAACTGAAGAACGCTTGCGTGCAGCCAGCGCCACCGAAGCACAGGCCCGTATACTCGGCATTTCTACGGGCGCTCCGTTGCTGGAATTGCGGCGCGTTGCTTATTCTTATAACGATCAGCCCATCGAATGGCGAGTGTCACATGTTAACTCCGAACGGCACGAATATTTGGTGCCAAAAAGTCGCTAAATCCGCCTGCCAGGGATTTTTAAAATGGCACGGACTCTTGCTCGGCACCATGATGTAAAAGTTCAGGGAATCGTAGACCTCGGCAAATTCATCTATAGTTTTCTACCCCTACTCATCGGTAGTAGTAGCATTTTGTAGACCAATTTACCCTTACAATAAAGAGTCCAGTTAACACCGGAGGCAGCCTAAGCAAGATGTTAAAACGCGTTGTCAGTGATGACAAGATCGATTTTCGGCTGAGTTGGGAGATCGACATTTTGCTTAGAAGCTGTTTAGAGTCATTCAATAAACCAAGTTCGCTCCGAAATCGGGCGTCTGCCCTGCCTGAACTGCACTCTTCCACTTGTCGAGACGCCCGTCTTCCAACTTCCAGAATTTGCGGCAGAGTTCGAAGTATTCAAGCACAATCTCACGCTCACCTTTTTTTATCAAATCTGAAGCAAGACTAACGTTGGGACCAAAAGTGTCGAGTTGAGGAGAGCCTGGCGTATGTCCGGCCAACAAAAGGTAGCGTTTAGCATCAACAATTCGATCTTGTTGGACTGCAATTCTACCCAGCACCAGGTTTATATCCTGAACCGCATTTCCATAGTTCCAATTGTTCTTAAATTGTGGAAGTAACGTGTTCTGTTCCTCGGCATATTTCTTTGCCTCATCAAGGTGTCCTTTTTCAAAGTATTTTTTAGCGGCGTCACCGAGCTTATAAAAGCGCTCTTCCGGTAATTTAATCGTCGACAAATCAGGAAGACCCTCCCGAGAAGGCAGAAAAGGTATCGCATCAGGCGTGTCTAAGAGCTTTGAAATCTTGCCACTA is a genomic window of Glaciimonas sp. CA11.2 containing:
- a CDS encoding GntR family transcriptional regulator, which encodes MLELDPSSTLGTTLYEEVKRQMLHALCAGEWKPGEVIPAEKRLCERFRVSIGTLRKAIDDLVADNILVRHQGRGTFVALHNREQQSFRFFNFVAHDGHKTSPKVELLSFTRKKVSKIAADMLGLPGTSKVIAFTNLLSLDGRPVVIDDIILPEVLFVRMSEDQVRNRANTLYHLYQASFGLNVIRTEERLRAASATEAQARILGISTGAPLLELRRVAYSYNDQPIEWRVSHVNSERHEYLVPKSR